From a single Octopus sinensis linkage group LG5, ASM634580v1, whole genome shotgun sequence genomic region:
- the LOC115212042 gene encoding probable ATP-dependent RNA helicase ddx10 isoform X1 yields the protein MLPRKVAHNVGNSAVFRTSDIAITEDVTFEGLLLSDDVLKGLQNSGFVKPSPIQLKSIPLGRCGLDLIVQAKAGTGKTCVFTVVALEALQINSPAIQVLVLAPTREIAFQIWQVITSIGSCVTGLKCATFIGGLSVTDDKNNLKICHIAVGTPGRIKFLIEKGYLRTKSIRLFVLDEADQLLDEQFQADINWIYSVLPENKQMLALSATYPEYLAKHLMHYMRNPTYIRLNTSHLALLGIKQYYLKIPYHPLVQKVAEYSAKAAIKILSSVVFNQCLVFSNLQSGAQSLAVQLEEQGWPTCCIAGSLDQKERNEAMASLKSFQCRVLVSTDLTSRGIDAENVNLVINLDLPKNPRVYLHRIGRAGRYGSYGAAITLVAGDVGMKCLKKVESVCNTSLKPLPDPIPHELISEKSSSPNVSLDDLVLSETIPTKQDRNCNNLDTESSLTSVKNFSENNPVKYSNHSDKLNNHPVIPSPEIEMKSNSDQELQHYFSDQNSGYVHLETSTGTALFEAEKTGNKDIKTKETRERSIKHNNQCDDKMSIELSESSEVSEGNNNASEEAKIEIFKVCEKQDSSNVSDDISLKYDQWNQGGLSLDTLNDTESHEQKPEPKIASANDVLFHEQTHYDIVKSTGDQDECHSHRDLTAVIPTESNEVHQQELSHVAKATITAVDSHIEKPDTCATSTENIDELLVEEHISDVSCIRATNGTHHVLSVDADNNHHQASMSQKSTSSCLNNQVDGLWPWGTIPQYKKSKEVGEYSELCKKFKSFQINDNEPKCENIESLMPTTAPLCLESVPNVSSILNKFYRQSSAKLLNEIYDNQPISSSKQQNQNNVNNKDNISEPKMLSADGEEASSVVLPVNAVTNVQCAEENLSKDDCITDDAKTLVNKGERQRYNLVFEKTNTSSKLQVSLKRDEVSGELSPNDSVSKIKTENHKTPRNAGSLRSKPIDVPQKFVPVKNKSNNLKFGSVHVQPDRLKEDFSLSEDSDSSTTSNISSSYSEEDDFSESSSSSEYSFSDSLSSISSDVSEPCHKTSAGHNPSFPWQSLTGYPLFYPSYPYHYTWANWMPQACQSVSQRPPVLPVPNPFHSPPTIPPASLTRQQFAHSYFQQYNYIQWMVRNSVLQNK from the exons atttaattgTCCAAGCCAAAGCTGGAACTGGCAAGACGTGTGTTTTCACTGTGGTTGCTTTAGAAGCACTACAGATCAACAGCCCAGCTATCcag GTCCTTGTCTTGGCTCCAACTCGTGAGATTGCATTCCAAATATGGCAGGTGATAACCAGTATTGGTAGCTGTGTAACTGGCCTCAAGTGTGCCACTTTCATTGGTGGCTTGTCTGTAACTGATGATAAGAATAATCTGAAGATCTGCCATATAGCAGTTGGAACTCCTG GAAGAATTAAGTTCTTGATTGAAAAAGGCTACCTGAGAACCAAAAGtattcgtttgtttgtccttgatGAAGCTGACCAGTTATTAGATGAACAGTTCCAAGCAGACATTAA ttggATATATTCAGTTTTGCCTGAAAATAAACAGATGCTTGCTCTGTCTGCAACTTATCCGGAGTACCTTGCCAAACACTTGATGCATTACATGCGGAACCCTACCTATATCAGACTCAATACATCACACTTGGCTTTGTTAG gtaTCAAACAATATTATTTGAAGATCCCCTACCACCCACTTGTGCAAAAAGTTGCTGAGTATAGTGCAAAAGCAGCTATTAAGATTCTCTCTTCAGTAGTGTTTAACCAGTGTCTTGTATTCTCAAACCTTCAATCTGG CGCTCAGAGTTTGGCAGTTCAACTGGAAGAACAAGGTTGGCCAACTTGCTGTATTGCTGGTTCTTTAGATCAGAAAGAACGTAATGAAGCAATGGCTAGTTTGAAATCATTCCAGTGCCGTGTTTTAGTCTCAACTGATTTG ACTTCACGTGGAATTGATGCTGAGAATGTAAATCTTGTGATAAACTTAGACTTGCCAAAAAATCCCAGAGTGTATCTTCATCGTATTGGGCGTGCTGGTCGATATG GGAGCTATGGTGCTGCAATAACTTTGGTTGCTGGAGATGTTGGCATGAAATGTCTGAAAAAGGTCGAGAGTGTTTGTAATACATCTCTGAAACCACTTCCAG atCCTATACCACATGAACTTATATCGGAAAAGAGCTCTTCTCCAAATGTTTCTCTGGATGATCTTGTTCTCTCAGAAACCATTCCAACTAAGCAAGACAGAAATTGTAACAACCTGGACACAGAATCTTCTTTAACATCTGTAAAAAATTTCTCAGAAAACAATCCTGTAAAGTATTCCAATCATTCTGATAAACTTAATAATCATCCAGTGATTCCATCCccagaaatagaaatgaaatcaaattCTGATCAAGAATTACAGCATTACTTTTCTGACCAAAATTCCGGGTATGTCCACTTGGAAACATCCACGGGTACAGCTTTATTTGAAGCagagaaaactggaaacaaagacATAAAAACAAAGGAAACTCGTGAAAGATCTATTAAGCACAACAACCAGTGTGATGACAAGATGTCTATAGAACTTTCAGAGTCATCTGAAGTGAGTGAGGGTAACAATAATGCGTCTGAAGAAgctaaaattgaaatatttaaggtATGTGAAAAACAAGATAGCTCAAATGTTTCTGAtgatatttcattgaaatatgaCCAGTGGAACCAAGGTGGACTTAGTCTAGATACATTGAATGATACTGAGAGCCATGAACAAAAACCCGAGCCTAAAATTGCATCAGCAAATGATGTTCTATTTCATGAACAGACACACTATGATATTGTTAAATCTACAGGAGACCAAGATGAGTGCCATTCACACAGAGACCTGACTGCTGTCATTCCAACAGAAAGCAATGAGGTCCACCAACAAGAACTCAGTCATGTTGCCAAGGCAACGATTACTGCTGTCGATAGTCACATAGAGAAACCTGATACTTGTGCAACGTCAACAGAAAATATTGATGAACTTCTTGTAGAAGAACATATTTCAGATGTTTCTTGTATTAGAGCTACTAATGGTACTCACCATGTTTTATCAGTAGATGCAGACAATAACCACCACCAAGCATCTATGTCACAAAAATCCACAAGCTCCTGTTTGAACAATCAAGTCGATGGCCTTTGGCCTTGGGGAACAATTCCTCAGTACAAGAAATCAAAAGAAGTTGGTGAATATTCTGAACTTTGTAAAAAATTCAAGTCTTTCCAAATTAATGACAATGAGCCTAAGTGTGAAAATATAGAATCTCTTATGCCTACAACTGCTCCTTTATGCTTGGAATCGGTCCCAAATGTAAGTAGCATACTGAACAAATTTTACAGACAATCTTCAGCCAAACTGCTGAATGAAATTTATGATAACCAACCTATCTCTTCCAGTAAGCAGCAAAATCAGAACAATGTCAACAACAAGGATAATATCTCAGAGCCAAAAATGTTGTCAGCAGATGGTGAAGAAGCATCCTCTGTGGTGTTGCCTGTAAATGCTGTGACAAATGTGCAGTGTGCTGAAGAGAACCTTTCCAAAGATGATTGCATTACTGATGATGCTAAAACATTGGTTAATAAGGGTGAAAGACAGCGTTACAATTTAGTCTTCGAGAAAACTAATACTTCTTCCAAATTGCAAGTTTCTTTAAAAAGAGATGAAGTCAGTGGTGAACTTAGTCCAAATGATTCTGTATCTAAAATCAAAACTGAGAATCACAAGACACCACGCAATGCAGGCTCTTTGAGGTCTAAGCCAATTGATGTGCCACAGAAGTTTGTTCCTGTAAAGAATAAGAGCAACAACTTGAAATTTGGTTCGGTCCATGTGCAACCTGATCGACTAAAGGAGGACTTCTCTTTAAGTGAGGACAGTGATTCTTCAACAACTTCAAATATTTCAAGTTCCTATTCAGAAGAAGATGACTTCTCTGAGTCTTCTTCATCATCAGAATACAGTTTTTCTGATTCTCTTTCTTCCATATCCTCAGATGTAAGTGAGCCATGTCACAAAACTTCTGCTGGTCACAACCCCAGTTTTCCATGGCAATCCCTGACTGGTTATCCTTTATTTTATCCCTCATATCCCTATCATTATACATGGGCCAATTGGATGCCCCAAGCTTGTCAGTCAGTTTCACAAAGACCACCTGTGTTACCTGTTCCAAATCCATTTCACTCTCCTCCCACAATTCCACCTGCTTCATTAACTCGGCAACAATTTGCTCATTCATATTTTCAACAATACAACTACATTCAGTGGATGGTTAGAAATTCtgttttgcagaataaatag
- the LOC115212042 gene encoding probable ATP-dependent RNA helicase DDX20 isoform X2 produces the protein MLPRKVAHNVGNSAVFRTSDIAITEDVTFEGLLLSDDVLKGLQNSGFVKPSPIQLKSIPLGRCGLDLIVQAKAGTGKTCVFTVVALEALQINSPAIQVLVLAPTREIAFQIWQVITSIGSCVTGLKCATFIGGLSVTDDKNNLKICHIAVGTPGRIKFLIEKGYLRTKSIRLFVLDEADQLLDEQFQADINWIYSVLPENKQMLALSATYPEYLAKHLMHYMRNPTYIRLNTSHLALLGIKQYYLKIPYHPLVQKVAEYSAKAAIKILSSVVFNQCLVFSNLQSGAQSLAVQLEEQGWPTCCIAGSLDQKERNEAMASLKSFQCRVLVSTDLTSRGIDAENVNLVINLDLPKNPRVYLHRIGRAGRYGSYGAAITLVAGDVGMKCLKKVESVCNTSLKPLPDPIPHELISEKSSSPNVSLDDLVLSETIPTKQDRNCNNLDTESSLTSVKNFSENNPVKYSNHSDKLNNHPVIPSPEIEMKSNSDQELQHYFSDQNSGYVHLETSTGTALFEAEKTGNKDIKTKETRERSIKHNNQCDDKMSIELSESSEVSEGNNNASEEAKIEIFKVCEKQDSSNVSDGLSLDTLNDTESHEQKPEPKIASANDVLFHEQTHYDIVKSTGDQDECHSHRDLTAVIPTESNEVHQQELSHVAKATITAVDSHIEKPDTCATSTENIDELLVEEHISDVSCIRATNGTHHVLSVDADNNHHQASMSQKSTSSCLNNQVDGLWPWGTIPQYKKSKEVGEYSELCKKFKSFQINDNEPKCENIESLMPTTAPLCLESVPNVSSILNKFYRQSSAKLLNEIYDNQPISSSKQQNQNNVNNKDNISEPKMLSADGEEASSVVLPVNAVTNVQCAEENLSKDDCITDDAKTLVNKGERQRYNLVFEKTNTSSKLQVSLKRDEVSGELSPNDSVSKIKTENHKTPRNAGSLRSKPIDVPQKFVPVKNKSNNLKFGSVHVQPDRLKEDFSLSEDSDSSTTSNISSSYSEEDDFSESSSSSEYSFSDSLSSISSDVSEPCHKTSAGHNPSFPWQSLTGYPLFYPSYPYHYTWANWMPQACQSVSQRPPVLPVPNPFHSPPTIPPASLTRQQFAHSYFQQYNYIQWMVRNSVLQNK, from the exons atttaattgTCCAAGCCAAAGCTGGAACTGGCAAGACGTGTGTTTTCACTGTGGTTGCTTTAGAAGCACTACAGATCAACAGCCCAGCTATCcag GTCCTTGTCTTGGCTCCAACTCGTGAGATTGCATTCCAAATATGGCAGGTGATAACCAGTATTGGTAGCTGTGTAACTGGCCTCAAGTGTGCCACTTTCATTGGTGGCTTGTCTGTAACTGATGATAAGAATAATCTGAAGATCTGCCATATAGCAGTTGGAACTCCTG GAAGAATTAAGTTCTTGATTGAAAAAGGCTACCTGAGAACCAAAAGtattcgtttgtttgtccttgatGAAGCTGACCAGTTATTAGATGAACAGTTCCAAGCAGACATTAA ttggATATATTCAGTTTTGCCTGAAAATAAACAGATGCTTGCTCTGTCTGCAACTTATCCGGAGTACCTTGCCAAACACTTGATGCATTACATGCGGAACCCTACCTATATCAGACTCAATACATCACACTTGGCTTTGTTAG gtaTCAAACAATATTATTTGAAGATCCCCTACCACCCACTTGTGCAAAAAGTTGCTGAGTATAGTGCAAAAGCAGCTATTAAGATTCTCTCTTCAGTAGTGTTTAACCAGTGTCTTGTATTCTCAAACCTTCAATCTGG CGCTCAGAGTTTGGCAGTTCAACTGGAAGAACAAGGTTGGCCAACTTGCTGTATTGCTGGTTCTTTAGATCAGAAAGAACGTAATGAAGCAATGGCTAGTTTGAAATCATTCCAGTGCCGTGTTTTAGTCTCAACTGATTTG ACTTCACGTGGAATTGATGCTGAGAATGTAAATCTTGTGATAAACTTAGACTTGCCAAAAAATCCCAGAGTGTATCTTCATCGTATTGGGCGTGCTGGTCGATATG GGAGCTATGGTGCTGCAATAACTTTGGTTGCTGGAGATGTTGGCATGAAATGTCTGAAAAAGGTCGAGAGTGTTTGTAATACATCTCTGAAACCACTTCCAG atCCTATACCACATGAACTTATATCGGAAAAGAGCTCTTCTCCAAATGTTTCTCTGGATGATCTTGTTCTCTCAGAAACCATTCCAACTAAGCAAGACAGAAATTGTAACAACCTGGACACAGAATCTTCTTTAACATCTGTAAAAAATTTCTCAGAAAACAATCCTGTAAAGTATTCCAATCATTCTGATAAACTTAATAATCATCCAGTGATTCCATCCccagaaatagaaatgaaatcaaattCTGATCAAGAATTACAGCATTACTTTTCTGACCAAAATTCCGGGTATGTCCACTTGGAAACATCCACGGGTACAGCTTTATTTGAAGCagagaaaactggaaacaaagacATAAAAACAAAGGAAACTCGTGAAAGATCTATTAAGCACAACAACCAGTGTGATGACAAGATGTCTATAGAACTTTCAGAGTCATCTGAAGTGAGTGAGGGTAACAATAATGCGTCTGAAGAAgctaaaattgaaatatttaaggtATGTGAAAAACAAGATAGCTCAAATGTTTCTGA TGGACTTAGTCTAGATACATTGAATGATACTGAGAGCCATGAACAAAAACCCGAGCCTAAAATTGCATCAGCAAATGATGTTCTATTTCATGAACAGACACACTATGATATTGTTAAATCTACAGGAGACCAAGATGAGTGCCATTCACACAGAGACCTGACTGCTGTCATTCCAACAGAAAGCAATGAGGTCCACCAACAAGAACTCAGTCATGTTGCCAAGGCAACGATTACTGCTGTCGATAGTCACATAGAGAAACCTGATACTTGTGCAACGTCAACAGAAAATATTGATGAACTTCTTGTAGAAGAACATATTTCAGATGTTTCTTGTATTAGAGCTACTAATGGTACTCACCATGTTTTATCAGTAGATGCAGACAATAACCACCACCAAGCATCTATGTCACAAAAATCCACAAGCTCCTGTTTGAACAATCAAGTCGATGGCCTTTGGCCTTGGGGAACAATTCCTCAGTACAAGAAATCAAAAGAAGTTGGTGAATATTCTGAACTTTGTAAAAAATTCAAGTCTTTCCAAATTAATGACAATGAGCCTAAGTGTGAAAATATAGAATCTCTTATGCCTACAACTGCTCCTTTATGCTTGGAATCGGTCCCAAATGTAAGTAGCATACTGAACAAATTTTACAGACAATCTTCAGCCAAACTGCTGAATGAAATTTATGATAACCAACCTATCTCTTCCAGTAAGCAGCAAAATCAGAACAATGTCAACAACAAGGATAATATCTCAGAGCCAAAAATGTTGTCAGCAGATGGTGAAGAAGCATCCTCTGTGGTGTTGCCTGTAAATGCTGTGACAAATGTGCAGTGTGCTGAAGAGAACCTTTCCAAAGATGATTGCATTACTGATGATGCTAAAACATTGGTTAATAAGGGTGAAAGACAGCGTTACAATTTAGTCTTCGAGAAAACTAATACTTCTTCCAAATTGCAAGTTTCTTTAAAAAGAGATGAAGTCAGTGGTGAACTTAGTCCAAATGATTCTGTATCTAAAATCAAAACTGAGAATCACAAGACACCACGCAATGCAGGCTCTTTGAGGTCTAAGCCAATTGATGTGCCACAGAAGTTTGTTCCTGTAAAGAATAAGAGCAACAACTTGAAATTTGGTTCGGTCCATGTGCAACCTGATCGACTAAAGGAGGACTTCTCTTTAAGTGAGGACAGTGATTCTTCAACAACTTCAAATATTTCAAGTTCCTATTCAGAAGAAGATGACTTCTCTGAGTCTTCTTCATCATCAGAATACAGTTTTTCTGATTCTCTTTCTTCCATATCCTCAGATGTAAGTGAGCCATGTCACAAAACTTCTGCTGGTCACAACCCCAGTTTTCCATGGCAATCCCTGACTGGTTATCCTTTATTTTATCCCTCATATCCCTATCATTATACATGGGCCAATTGGATGCCCCAAGCTTGTCAGTCAGTTTCACAAAGACCACCTGTGTTACCTGTTCCAAATCCATTTCACTCTCCTCCCACAATTCCACCTGCTTCATTAACTCGGCAACAATTTGCTCATTCATATTTTCAACAATACAACTACATTCAGTGGATGGTTAGAAATTCtgttttgcagaataaatag
- the LOC115212042 gene encoding ATP-dependent RNA helicase ddx54 isoform X3: protein MDRVLVLAPTREIAFQIWQVITSIGSCVTGLKCATFIGGLSVTDDKNNLKICHIAVGTPGRIKFLIEKGYLRTKSIRLFVLDEADQLLDEQFQADINWIYSVLPENKQMLALSATYPEYLAKHLMHYMRNPTYIRLNTSHLALLGIKQYYLKIPYHPLVQKVAEYSAKAAIKILSSVVFNQCLVFSNLQSGAQSLAVQLEEQGWPTCCIAGSLDQKERNEAMASLKSFQCRVLVSTDLTSRGIDAENVNLVINLDLPKNPRVYLHRIGRAGRYGSYGAAITLVAGDVGMKCLKKVESVCNTSLKPLPDPIPHELISEKSSSPNVSLDDLVLSETIPTKQDRNCNNLDTESSLTSVKNFSENNPVKYSNHSDKLNNHPVIPSPEIEMKSNSDQELQHYFSDQNSGYVHLETSTGTALFEAEKTGNKDIKTKETRERSIKHNNQCDDKMSIELSESSEVSEGNNNASEEAKIEIFKVCEKQDSSNVSDDISLKYDQWNQGGLSLDTLNDTESHEQKPEPKIASANDVLFHEQTHYDIVKSTGDQDECHSHRDLTAVIPTESNEVHQQELSHVAKATITAVDSHIEKPDTCATSTENIDELLVEEHISDVSCIRATNGTHHVLSVDADNNHHQASMSQKSTSSCLNNQVDGLWPWGTIPQYKKSKEVGEYSELCKKFKSFQINDNEPKCENIESLMPTTAPLCLESVPNVSSILNKFYRQSSAKLLNEIYDNQPISSSKQQNQNNVNNKDNISEPKMLSADGEEASSVVLPVNAVTNVQCAEENLSKDDCITDDAKTLVNKGERQRYNLVFEKTNTSSKLQVSLKRDEVSGELSPNDSVSKIKTENHKTPRNAGSLRSKPIDVPQKFVPVKNKSNNLKFGSVHVQPDRLKEDFSLSEDSDSSTTSNISSSYSEEDDFSESSSSSEYSFSDSLSSISSDVSEPCHKTSAGHNPSFPWQSLTGYPLFYPSYPYHYTWANWMPQACQSVSQRPPVLPVPNPFHSPPTIPPASLTRQQFAHSYFQQYNYIQWMVRNSVLQNK from the exons ATGGATAGG GTCCTTGTCTTGGCTCCAACTCGTGAGATTGCATTCCAAATATGGCAGGTGATAACCAGTATTGGTAGCTGTGTAACTGGCCTCAAGTGTGCCACTTTCATTGGTGGCTTGTCTGTAACTGATGATAAGAATAATCTGAAGATCTGCCATATAGCAGTTGGAACTCCTG GAAGAATTAAGTTCTTGATTGAAAAAGGCTACCTGAGAACCAAAAGtattcgtttgtttgtccttgatGAAGCTGACCAGTTATTAGATGAACAGTTCCAAGCAGACATTAA ttggATATATTCAGTTTTGCCTGAAAATAAACAGATGCTTGCTCTGTCTGCAACTTATCCGGAGTACCTTGCCAAACACTTGATGCATTACATGCGGAACCCTACCTATATCAGACTCAATACATCACACTTGGCTTTGTTAG gtaTCAAACAATATTATTTGAAGATCCCCTACCACCCACTTGTGCAAAAAGTTGCTGAGTATAGTGCAAAAGCAGCTATTAAGATTCTCTCTTCAGTAGTGTTTAACCAGTGTCTTGTATTCTCAAACCTTCAATCTGG CGCTCAGAGTTTGGCAGTTCAACTGGAAGAACAAGGTTGGCCAACTTGCTGTATTGCTGGTTCTTTAGATCAGAAAGAACGTAATGAAGCAATGGCTAGTTTGAAATCATTCCAGTGCCGTGTTTTAGTCTCAACTGATTTG ACTTCACGTGGAATTGATGCTGAGAATGTAAATCTTGTGATAAACTTAGACTTGCCAAAAAATCCCAGAGTGTATCTTCATCGTATTGGGCGTGCTGGTCGATATG GGAGCTATGGTGCTGCAATAACTTTGGTTGCTGGAGATGTTGGCATGAAATGTCTGAAAAAGGTCGAGAGTGTTTGTAATACATCTCTGAAACCACTTCCAG atCCTATACCACATGAACTTATATCGGAAAAGAGCTCTTCTCCAAATGTTTCTCTGGATGATCTTGTTCTCTCAGAAACCATTCCAACTAAGCAAGACAGAAATTGTAACAACCTGGACACAGAATCTTCTTTAACATCTGTAAAAAATTTCTCAGAAAACAATCCTGTAAAGTATTCCAATCATTCTGATAAACTTAATAATCATCCAGTGATTCCATCCccagaaatagaaatgaaatcaaattCTGATCAAGAATTACAGCATTACTTTTCTGACCAAAATTCCGGGTATGTCCACTTGGAAACATCCACGGGTACAGCTTTATTTGAAGCagagaaaactggaaacaaagacATAAAAACAAAGGAAACTCGTGAAAGATCTATTAAGCACAACAACCAGTGTGATGACAAGATGTCTATAGAACTTTCAGAGTCATCTGAAGTGAGTGAGGGTAACAATAATGCGTCTGAAGAAgctaaaattgaaatatttaaggtATGTGAAAAACAAGATAGCTCAAATGTTTCTGAtgatatttcattgaaatatgaCCAGTGGAACCAAGGTGGACTTAGTCTAGATACATTGAATGATACTGAGAGCCATGAACAAAAACCCGAGCCTAAAATTGCATCAGCAAATGATGTTCTATTTCATGAACAGACACACTATGATATTGTTAAATCTACAGGAGACCAAGATGAGTGCCATTCACACAGAGACCTGACTGCTGTCATTCCAACAGAAAGCAATGAGGTCCACCAACAAGAACTCAGTCATGTTGCCAAGGCAACGATTACTGCTGTCGATAGTCACATAGAGAAACCTGATACTTGTGCAACGTCAACAGAAAATATTGATGAACTTCTTGTAGAAGAACATATTTCAGATGTTTCTTGTATTAGAGCTACTAATGGTACTCACCATGTTTTATCAGTAGATGCAGACAATAACCACCACCAAGCATCTATGTCACAAAAATCCACAAGCTCCTGTTTGAACAATCAAGTCGATGGCCTTTGGCCTTGGGGAACAATTCCTCAGTACAAGAAATCAAAAGAAGTTGGTGAATATTCTGAACTTTGTAAAAAATTCAAGTCTTTCCAAATTAATGACAATGAGCCTAAGTGTGAAAATATAGAATCTCTTATGCCTACAACTGCTCCTTTATGCTTGGAATCGGTCCCAAATGTAAGTAGCATACTGAACAAATTTTACAGACAATCTTCAGCCAAACTGCTGAATGAAATTTATGATAACCAACCTATCTCTTCCAGTAAGCAGCAAAATCAGAACAATGTCAACAACAAGGATAATATCTCAGAGCCAAAAATGTTGTCAGCAGATGGTGAAGAAGCATCCTCTGTGGTGTTGCCTGTAAATGCTGTGACAAATGTGCAGTGTGCTGAAGAGAACCTTTCCAAAGATGATTGCATTACTGATGATGCTAAAACATTGGTTAATAAGGGTGAAAGACAGCGTTACAATTTAGTCTTCGAGAAAACTAATACTTCTTCCAAATTGCAAGTTTCTTTAAAAAGAGATGAAGTCAGTGGTGAACTTAGTCCAAATGATTCTGTATCTAAAATCAAAACTGAGAATCACAAGACACCACGCAATGCAGGCTCTTTGAGGTCTAAGCCAATTGATGTGCCACAGAAGTTTGTTCCTGTAAAGAATAAGAGCAACAACTTGAAATTTGGTTCGGTCCATGTGCAACCTGATCGACTAAAGGAGGACTTCTCTTTAAGTGAGGACAGTGATTCTTCAACAACTTCAAATATTTCAAGTTCCTATTCAGAAGAAGATGACTTCTCTGAGTCTTCTTCATCATCAGAATACAGTTTTTCTGATTCTCTTTCTTCCATATCCTCAGATGTAAGTGAGCCATGTCACAAAACTTCTGCTGGTCACAACCCCAGTTTTCCATGGCAATCCCTGACTGGTTATCCTTTATTTTATCCCTCATATCCCTATCATTATACATGGGCCAATTGGATGCCCCAAGCTTGTCAGTCAGTTTCACAAAGACCACCTGTGTTACCTGTTCCAAATCCATTTCACTCTCCTCCCACAATTCCACCTGCTTCATTAACTCGGCAACAATTTGCTCATTCATATTTTCAACAATACAACTACATTCAGTGGATGGTTAGAAATTCtgttttgcagaataaatag